In one Candidatus Palibaumannia cicadellinicola genomic region, the following are encoded:
- a CDS encoding YicC/YloC family endoribonuclease — MIRSMTAFARRDMKKTWGTATWELRSVNQRYLETDISLPEPFRRLEPTIRDRIRTFLTRGKVSCNLCVNVNRQSVLILNEKLTKKLIKAAQWVKMQSNEGEIDPLAILGWPGVIAATEQDIDTDTMSAELLSCLDATLYDLIRTRETEGIALKTIIEQRLAGISAEVTKVRQQMPDILAWQKNKLLGKLEEAQVRLDNHRQEQELVILAQRVDVAEELERLEAHIQETYHILTNQNAVGRRLDFMMQEFYRESNTLASKSINVSVTASAIELKVLIEQMREQIQNIE; from the coding sequence ATGATCCGTAGTATGACAGCCTTCGCACGGCGTGACATGAAAAAAACTTGGGGTACTGCCACTTGGGAGTTACGTTCCGTGAATCAACGTTATCTAGAAACTGACATCAGCTTGCCAGAACCATTTCGCAGACTAGAGCCAACGATTCGTGATCGTATCCGTACCTTTCTTACCCGCGGTAAAGTTTCGTGCAACCTATGTGTCAATGTTAACCGGCAAAGTGTACTTATCTTGAACGAGAAATTGACTAAAAAACTGATTAAAGCTGCTCAGTGGGTGAAAATGCAAAGTAACGAAGGAGAGATTGATCCGTTAGCGATTCTAGGCTGGCCAGGTGTAATAGCAGCTACAGAGCAAGATATAGATACAGATACCATGAGCGCTGAATTACTATCTTGTCTTGATGCTACGCTGTATGATTTAATTCGTACTCGTGAAACCGAAGGCATAGCTTTAAAGACGATTATTGAACAGCGCTTAGCCGGTATCAGCGCTGAGGTGACTAAAGTTCGTCAGCAAATGCCAGATATCTTAGCGTGGCAAAAAAATAAATTATTAGGTAAGCTGGAAGAAGCACAGGTTAGGTTGGACAACCATCGTCAAGAGCAAGAGTTAGTTATTTTAGCCCAAAGAGTAGATGTTGCGGAAGAACTAGAGCGTCTAGAAGCGCATATTCAAGAAACATATCATATTCTGACTAATCAAAATGCAGTTGGCCGTCGTCTTGACTTTATGATGCAAGAATTTTATCGCGAGTCGAATACTCTAGCATCAAAATCAATTAACGTTAGCGTAACAGCATCAGCAATTGAGCTTAAGGTTTTGATTGAACAGATGCGTGAGCAGATTCAAAACATTGAGTGA
- the tpiA gene encoding triose-phosphate isomerase: MRHPLIIGNWKLNGNKHMVNHLITALRNKLSNIIGCDVAIAPPMIYLDKAKYNLADSRIALCAQNVDLHVSGAFTGEISANMLKDIGVKYIIIGHFERRSYHKESNQDIADKFAIIKNEGLIPVLCIGESKAENDAHQTEAVCASQLDAVLNRIGAKAFENSVIAYEPLWAISTGKSANPFQAQTVHKFIRDYLVLHDNTVAEQVIIQYGGSVNAGNAAAFFTQPDIDGALVGGASLNADVFAAIVKAAVQAKQKLALASCCL, encoded by the coding sequence ATGCGACATCCGTTAATTATTGGTAACTGGAAACTTAACGGCAACAAACATATGGTAAACCATTTAATCACTGCACTACGTAATAAATTAAGTAATATCATCGGTTGCGACGTTGCTATAGCTCCGCCGATGATATATCTTGATAAAGCTAAATATAATCTGGCTGATAGCCGCATTGCGCTGTGCGCGCAGAACGTTGATCTCCATGTTTCTGGCGCGTTTACAGGTGAAATTTCCGCCAATATGCTGAAAGATATTGGCGTAAAATATATTATCATTGGACATTTTGAACGCCGTTCCTACCATAAAGAAAGTAATCAAGATATCGCTGATAAATTTGCGATCATAAAAAATGAAGGACTAATTCCAGTTTTATGCATAGGAGAAAGCAAAGCTGAGAATGACGCTCACCAGACAGAAGCAGTTTGCGCTAGCCAACTTGACGCAGTACTGAACAGAATAGGAGCGAAAGCTTTTGAAAATTCAGTTATAGCCTATGAGCCTCTTTGGGCTATCTCTACCGGTAAATCCGCTAATCCGTTTCAGGCACAAACAGTACATAAATTTATTCGAGACTATCTTGTTCTTCATGATAACACTGTAGCAGAGCAGGTGATTATTCAGTACGGAGGTTCAGTAAACGCTGGCAATGCCGCGGCATTTTTCACCCAGCCGGATATCGATGGAGCGTTGGTCGGCGGTGCCTCACTGAATGCAGATGTCTTCGCTGCTATCGTAAAAGCAGCCGTGCAAGCAAAACAAAAGCTAGCTCTCGCTAGCTGCTGCTTATAA
- the grxC gene encoding glutaredoxin 3, producing the protein MVKIEMYTKLTCPYCHRAKALLTCKNLPFQEITIDGNIDMREEMIQRSGYTTVPQIFIDGKYVGGCDDLYALEACGGLD; encoded by the coding sequence ATGGTTAAAATTGAAATGTATACTAAATTAACCTGTCCCTATTGCCATCGTGCTAAGGCATTATTAACCTGTAAGAACTTACCTTTCCAGGAGATAACGATCGATGGTAACATTGATATGCGGGAAGAAATGATTCAGCGTAGCGGCTATACTACCGTACCGCAAATTTTTATAGATGGTAAGTACGTCGGTGGCTGTGATGATTTGTACGCACTTGAGGCATGTGGTGGATTAGATTAA
- the gpsA gene encoding NAD(P)H-dependent glycerol-3-phosphate dehydrogenase yields MSAATSIIVIGAGSYGTALAITLARNGHKVLLWGHDPDHIHALKVARCNHIFLPDVLFPPTLDLETSLPVALAASRNVLIVVPSHVFGSVLKQMKPHLRHDARIVWATKGLEIKTGRLLQDVARDILGGHIPLAVISGPTFAREVAAGLPTAIALAATDVTFRTDLQQLLHCGKNFRVYSNLDLIGVQLGGAVKNVIAIGAGISDGIGFGANARTALITRGLAEMSRLGAAMGAALSTFMGMAGLGDLVLTCTDNQSRNRRFGLLLGQGAEVNTAQKSIGFVVEGYGNTKEVLELAARYRVEMPITEQIYQVLYQNKNAHDAALTLLGRDQTDEKIGSL; encoded by the coding sequence ATGTCAGCAGCTACCTCTATAATTGTGATTGGTGCCGGTTCTTACGGCACAGCTCTAGCGATTACCCTGGCTCGCAACGGTCATAAGGTATTATTATGGGGGCATGATCCAGACCATATCCATGCGCTTAAAGTAGCGCGGTGTAATCATATTTTTTTGCCGGATGTACTATTCCCACCTACATTAGACTTAGAAACATCTTTACCAGTAGCATTAGCCGCTAGCCGTAACGTGCTTATTGTGGTGCCGAGCCATGTATTTGGTAGCGTACTAAAGCAAATGAAACCGCATTTACGTCACGATGCACGTATTGTCTGGGCTACTAAGGGATTAGAAATCAAAACAGGACGCCTACTGCAAGATGTGGCACGGGATATACTGGGTGGACATATCCCTCTAGCCGTCATATCTGGACCTACCTTTGCCCGTGAAGTTGCTGCTGGATTGCCTACTGCTATCGCACTAGCTGCTACCGATGTGACCTTCCGCACAGATTTGCAACAGCTACTACATTGCGGGAAAAATTTTCGTGTTTATAGCAATCTAGATTTAATTGGCGTTCAGTTAGGAGGCGCGGTCAAAAATGTTATTGCGATCGGAGCTGGTATCTCTGATGGTATCGGCTTTGGCGCTAATGCACGCACAGCGCTCATAACCCGTGGTTTAGCGGAAATGTCACGTCTTGGTGCTGCTATGGGGGCAGCACTAAGCACTTTTATGGGTATGGCTGGTTTAGGAGACTTAGTATTAACCTGTACCGATAATCAGTCGCGTAACCGACGTTTTGGCTTGTTACTGGGGCAGGGCGCTGAGGTTAATACAGCACAAAAGAGTATTGGTTTTGTAGTTGAGGGTTATGGTAATACCAAAGAGGTGCTGGAGCTCGCTGCCCGCTACAGAGTAGAGATGCCGATTACCGAACAGATATACCAGGTATTATATCAGAATAAAAATGCCCATGATGCTGCATTAACGCTACTTGGGCGCGACCAAACAGATGAGAAAATAGGTAGTTTATAA
- the coaD gene encoding pantetheine-phosphate adenylyltransferase, whose protein sequence is MTKKAIYPGTFDPLTNGHLDLVTRAAQIFDEVILAIAASPSKQPLFDLHERVELAIQVTVHLPNVTVRGFIGLMAHFARQQQAHILIRGLRAVADFEYEMQIMKMNRHLMPGLESVFMMPAETWAYISSTLVKEVALHGGSVDHFLPALIAKEVKARLYPN, encoded by the coding sequence ATGACTAAGAAAGCCATCTATCCCGGGACATTTGATCCATTAACGAATGGTCATTTAGATCTAGTTACGCGTGCAGCGCAGATATTCGATGAAGTAATACTAGCTATAGCCGCTAGTCCTAGCAAACAACCCCTATTTGATCTCCATGAACGGGTAGAGTTAGCTATTCAGGTAACCGTGCATTTGCCAAACGTAACGGTACGGGGATTCATCGGTTTGATGGCGCATTTTGCCCGCCAACAGCAGGCTCATATTCTAATCCGTGGGCTAAGAGCAGTAGCAGATTTTGAATATGAGATGCAAATTATGAAAATGAATCGACATTTGATGCCTGGTCTGGAGAGTGTTTTTATGATGCCAGCGGAAACTTGGGCCTATATTTCTTCTACCTTAGTGAAGGAGGTAGCGCTGCACGGCGGTAGCGTAGATCACTTTCTTCCTGCTTTAATTGCAAAAGAGGTTAAGGCACGGTTGTACCCTAATTGA
- a CDS encoding peptidoglycan DD-metalloendopeptidase family protein, translating into MISYANDNKQQLKKLQQDLVKKEKSVQQQQQQRTTLLSKLKQQEQSICYSTRAWRNTRKTLNLLNRDIDRLSRSISKLQSDQAAQHKLLGQQLETVFRQGQYVWLQWVFSNHVERQRSERIRSYFLYLNKEREKKIQDLRQTSAKLTMQKIEQQQKKYQQNALLQQEDKLQRKLQSTRYHYQKTLISINSSITDNQESVIKWRQNEKRLRDTIARTERKVKIENEKQAKNILVARTDGLGLLARRQAMWPVRGHKLHSFGEPQLGDLRYKGLVIAAPEGSTVQAIAHGRVMMADWLQGYGLMVVIEHGKNYMSLYGYNQSTLVHVGDQVKAGQAIALVGSSNGGTPSLYFEIRRQGQAVNPIPWLGR; encoded by the coding sequence ATGATTAGTTATGCTAACGACAATAAACAACAGCTTAAAAAGTTGCAACAAGATCTAGTTAAAAAAGAGAAAAGCGTCCAACAGCAGCAACAACAGCGGACTACACTGCTTAGTAAGTTAAAGCAGCAGGAACAATCTATTTGTTACTCCACCAGGGCCTGGCGTAATACTAGGAAGACCTTAAATCTACTTAACCGCGACATTGATCGTCTGAGTCGTTCTATCAGCAAGTTGCAAAGTGATCAGGCAGCACAGCATAAATTACTGGGGCAGCAGCTGGAGACGGTGTTCCGCCAGGGGCAATACGTTTGGTTGCAGTGGGTATTCAGCAATCATGTGGAACGTCAGCGAAGTGAGCGCATTCGGTCCTATTTTCTCTATCTTAATAAAGAGAGAGAAAAAAAAATACAAGATCTCCGCCAAACTAGCGCTAAGCTTACTATGCAAAAAATAGAGCAACAGCAAAAAAAGTATCAACAAAATGCGCTGTTACAACAAGAGGACAAATTACAACGGAAGTTACAGAGTACCCGCTATCATTACCAGAAAACTCTAATAAGTATCAACTCCTCAATAACTGATAATCAGGAAAGCGTAATTAAATGGCGTCAGAATGAGAAGCGACTACGCGATACCATCGCCCGTACGGAACGCAAGGTTAAGATAGAAAATGAAAAACAAGCGAAAAATATACTAGTAGCGCGTACCGACGGTCTAGGTCTACTAGCTAGGAGGCAGGCTATGTGGCCGGTGCGAGGGCACAAGCTACATAGCTTTGGTGAACCACAGCTGGGTGATTTACGCTATAAAGGATTGGTAATAGCGGCGCCGGAAGGTAGCACAGTGCAGGCTATTGCTCACGGCAGAGTTATGATGGCCGACTGGCTACAAGGCTATGGCCTAATGGTTGTTATAGAACATGGTAAAAATTACATGAGTCTTTATGGTTACAACCAGAGTACACTAGTACATGTAGGCGATCAGGTGAAAGCTGGACAAGCTATCGCTTTGGTCGGATCGAGTAATGGTGGTACACCATCGCTTTACTTTGAAATCCGCCGCCAAGGCCAAGCGGTCAACCCCATACCCTGGTTAGGAAGGTAG
- the rpmB gene encoding 50S ribosomal protein L28 encodes MSRVCEVTGKRPVSGNNRSYAMNATKRRFLPNLHSHRFWIEKDKRFITLRISAKGMRIIDKKGIETVLATIRVRGNNHSLLR; translated from the coding sequence ATGTCCCGAGTCTGCGAAGTTACTGGAAAGCGACCAGTAAGCGGTAATAACCGCTCCTACGCAATGAATGCTACTAAACGCCGTTTTCTACCGAACCTACACTCTCATCGTTTCTGGATTGAGAAAGACAAACGCTTTATCACGCTACGTATATCCGCTAAAGGTATGCGTATAATCGATAAAAAGGGCATAGAAACCGTTTTGGCCACGATCCGTGTCCGCGGTAATAATCATTCATTATTAAGGTAA
- the pfkA gene encoding 6-phosphofructokinase: MINKIGVLTSGGDSPGMNAAIRGVVRAGLSEGLEVYGIYDGYLGLCQDRIKKLDRYSVSDIINRGGTFLGSARFPDFHKAAIRAIALDNMNKYGLDALVVIGGDGSYMGAKRLTEMGFPCIGLPGTIDNDVAGTDYTIGYFTALETVIEAIDRLRDTSTSHQRISIVEVMGRYCGDLTMAAAIAGGCEFIILPEVEFKPEDLVSEINASIAKGKKHAIIAITEYICHVSELALYIEKETGRETRATVLGHIQRGGNPVAYDRIIASRMGAYSIELLLQGYGGRCVGIQNELLVHHDITDAIENMKRPFRSDVLEMARKLF, translated from the coding sequence ATGATTAATAAAATAGGTGTACTGACAAGCGGCGGTGATTCCCCTGGGATGAATGCTGCTATCCGGGGTGTAGTGAGGGCTGGGCTTTCGGAAGGCTTAGAGGTCTACGGTATCTATGATGGCTACTTGGGCCTTTGTCAAGATCGCATCAAGAAACTAGATCGTTATAGTGTATCCGATATCATTAACCGTGGCGGTACTTTTCTGGGGTCAGCGCGTTTCCCTGATTTTCATAAAGCAGCAATACGGGCTATCGCTCTTGATAATATGAATAAATATGGCTTGGATGCCCTAGTAGTCATCGGCGGGGATGGTTCTTATATGGGCGCCAAACGCCTAACTGAAATGGGTTTTCCCTGCATAGGCTTACCTGGCACTATTGATAATGATGTAGCTGGAACTGATTACACCATCGGTTACTTTACTGCTTTGGAGACCGTGATAGAAGCCATTGACCGTTTGCGTGATACGTCTACATCTCATCAGCGTATTTCCATCGTAGAAGTTATGGGGCGTTATTGTGGTGATCTCACCATGGCAGCAGCTATCGCAGGTGGTTGCGAATTTATTATTTTACCTGAAGTAGAATTTAAACCTGAAGATTTAGTATCAGAAATTAATGCTAGCATTGCGAAAGGTAAAAAGCATGCGATTATTGCAATAACAGAGTATATTTGTCATGTCTCTGAACTTGCGCTGTACATTGAAAAAGAGACAGGGCGCGAAACTCGCGCCACGGTTTTGGGCCATATTCAGCGTGGTGGTAACCCAGTCGCTTATGATCGTATTATTGCATCAAGGATGGGAGCATACTCTATTGAACTACTGCTGCAGGGATATGGCGGCCGTTGTGTTGGCATACAAAATGAACTACTCGTACATCATGATATTACAGACGCTATTGAAAATATGAAACGTCCTTTCCGCAGTGATGTTCTGGAAATGGCGCGTAAACTATTCTAA
- the cysE gene encoding serine O-acetyltransferase: MSIKQLELVWNSIKAEARLLADCEPMLASFFHATLLKHENLGSALSYMLANKLSNPIMPAIAIREVVEEAYRADPGMIFAAARDIHAVRLRDPAVDKYSTPLLYLKGVHALQAYRIGHWLWYQNRQALAVYFQNQISVSFGVDIHPAARIGCGIMLDHATSIVIGETAVVENDVSILQSVTLGGTGKTSGDRHPKIREGVMIGAGATILGNIEVGKGAKIGAGSVVLRSVPPHTTAAGVPARIVGKPDSDRPSEEMDQFFSSPGFQFGDGI, translated from the coding sequence ATGTCTATTAAACAGTTAGAACTAGTATGGAATAGCATCAAAGCTGAGGCACGATTGCTAGCAGATTGTGAACCCATGCTAGCTAGTTTTTTTCATGCTACCTTATTAAAACACGAGAACTTAGGTAGCGCGCTGAGCTATATGCTAGCAAATAAGCTGTCTAATCCTATTATGCCAGCAATTGCTATCAGAGAAGTTGTAGAGGAGGCCTATAGGGCTGATCCAGGAATGATATTTGCTGCCGCACGTGATATCCATGCGGTACGCTTACGTGATCCAGCAGTAGATAAATATTCAACTCCCCTACTATATCTCAAGGGAGTTCATGCGCTGCAGGCCTATCGTATCGGTCACTGGCTATGGTACCAAAATCGTCAGGCACTAGCAGTTTATTTCCAGAATCAGATTTCGGTGTCCTTCGGTGTCGATATTCATCCAGCGGCACGTATTGGCTGTGGCATCATGCTTGACCACGCCACAAGCATCGTTATTGGTGAAACTGCTGTGGTCGAAAATGATGTTTCGATACTACAGTCAGTAACATTAGGCGGTACTGGTAAAACAAGTGGTGATCGTCATCCGAAAATTCGTGAAGGGGTTATGATTGGAGCGGGTGCTACCATACTAGGTAATATTGAAGTAGGAAAGGGCGCTAAAATTGGCGCTGGTTCGGTGGTTCTGCGTTCTGTACCGCCTCATACCACAGCAGCCGGAGTACCGGCTAGAATCGTGGGTAAACCAGATAGCGATCGCCCATCAGAAGAGATGGATCAGTTTTTTAGTAGTCCTGGTTTTCAATTCGGTGATGGTATCTAA
- a CDS encoding sulfate ABC transporter substrate-binding protein — protein MLKLPSGLLLILLSANIFAKEISLLNISYDPTREFFQEYNKAFTEYWHHKTGDHITVRQSHGGSSKQATSVINGIEADIVTLALASDVDAIAEHTLIDKNWITRLPDNSAPYTSTIVFLVRKGNPHNIHDWEDLIQPGVSVITPNPKTSGGARWNYLAAWGYALSHNNYDPVKAQQFVKALYKNVSVLDSGARSATNTFVERGQGDVLIAWENEALLAINKLNSQSNQLEIVTPSESILAEPTVAVVDRIVDKKGTREVANAYLKYLYSPEGQRIAAKNYYRPRDASITKEFINEFPKLKLFTLDDTFGNWQKAKKEHFSNGSSFDQIHQR, from the coding sequence ATGTTAAAATTACCGTCTGGGTTACTATTGATATTGCTATCAGCAAATATCTTCGCCAAAGAAATAAGTTTGCTGAATATTTCCTACGATCCCACCCGCGAGTTTTTCCAAGAGTATAACAAAGCATTTACCGAATATTGGCACCATAAAACTGGTGATCATATAACAGTACGTCAGTCTCACGGAGGTTCTAGTAAACAAGCAACATCGGTAATAAATGGTATTGAAGCTGATATAGTTACCCTCGCATTAGCCTCAGATGTCGACGCGATTGCTGAGCATACGCTTATTGATAAAAATTGGATTACTCGCCTACCAGACAACTCAGCACCCTATACGTCGACTATAGTATTCCTGGTGCGTAAAGGAAATCCCCACAATATTCATGACTGGGAAGATTTGATCCAACCCGGAGTCTCTGTTATAACGCCTAATCCCAAAACTTCTGGCGGCGCCCGCTGGAATTATCTAGCTGCCTGGGGTTATGCTCTGTCTCACAATAATTACGATCCTGTGAAAGCACAACAGTTTGTTAAAGCTCTGTACAAAAATGTGAGCGTATTGGATTCAGGTGCTCGTAGTGCTACCAATACATTTGTGGAGCGCGGACAGGGTGATGTACTAATAGCTTGGGAAAATGAGGCATTACTAGCAATCAATAAGCTAAATAGTCAGAGTAATCAGCTGGAAATTGTGACGCCAAGCGAGTCAATATTGGCAGAGCCAACAGTAGCTGTTGTCGATCGAATTGTTGATAAAAAAGGTACCCGTGAGGTTGCAAATGCTTACTTGAAGTATCTTTACTCTCCTGAAGGCCAGCGCATCGCGGCGAAAAACTACTATCGGCCGCGCGACGCCAGCATTACGAAAGAATTCATTAATGAATTTCCAAAGCTCAAACTCTTTACCTTAGATGATACCTTCGGTAATTGGCAGAAAGCTAAGAAAGAGCATTTTTCCAATGGTAGCAGCTTCGATCAGATCCATCAGCGATAA
- the mutM gene encoding bifunctional DNA-formamidopyrimidine glycosylase/DNA-(apurinic or apyrimidinic site) lyase: MPELPEVEISRRGIEPWVVGHIIKRVEVRNKQLRWPVDQEIISIQERRVLSLQRRAKYLLLKLNNGWIMIHLGMSGRLRILFQPLPPEKHDHIDLIMSNSCIIRYTDPRRFGAWLWSENLQTSCLLANLGLEPLSDQFNGNWLFTQSRNKRTIIKRLLMNNKLVVGIGNIYANESLFVAGILPGRASSSLNEQEAMILAKSIKVVLQRSIQQGGTTLRNFLQSNGKPGFFIQELHVYGRSGKPCRLCGRQIEIAKHGNRSSFFCTYCQH, translated from the coding sequence ATGCCAGAGTTACCAGAAGTAGAAATTAGCCGCCGAGGCATTGAACCTTGGGTGGTCGGCCATATTATTAAGCGGGTAGAAGTACGTAATAAGCAATTACGCTGGCCAGTAGATCAAGAAATTATCTCTATACAAGAGCGTAGGGTATTAAGTCTACAACGCAGGGCTAAGTATTTACTGTTAAAGCTGAATAACGGCTGGATCATGATCCATCTTGGTATGTCAGGTAGGCTTCGAATATTATTCCAACCGCTGCCGCCAGAAAAACATGACCATATTGATTTAATTATGAGTAATAGCTGTATTATTCGCTATACTGATCCACGGAGATTCGGTGCCTGGCTTTGGAGCGAAAATTTGCAAACCAGTTGTTTACTGGCTAATTTGGGGCTGGAGCCGCTTAGCGATCAATTTAATGGTAACTGGTTGTTTACCCAGTCTCGTAATAAACGTACTATCATTAAGCGGTTGCTGATGAACAATAAGCTAGTAGTTGGTATTGGTAATATTTATGCCAATGAGTCATTATTTGTTGCCGGTATTTTGCCAGGCCGGGCTTCATCTTCTTTGAATGAACAGGAAGCGATGATACTAGCTAAGAGTATCAAAGTTGTACTACAGCGCTCTATTCAGCAAGGCGGCACCACATTGCGAAACTTCTTGCAGTCAAATGGTAAGCCGGGTTTTTTTATACAAGAATTGCACGTCTATGGTCGCAGCGGCAAACCTTGTAGACTATGCGGGAGGCAAATAGAAATTGCTAAACATGGCAATCGTAGCAGCTTCTTTTGTACGTATTGCCAACACTGA
- the rpmG gene encoding 50S ribosomal protein L33 produces the protein MARGVREKIKLVSSAGTHHFYTTTKNKRIKLEKIELKKFDPIVRKHVLYKEAKIK, from the coding sequence ATGGCTAGAGGTGTTCGCGAAAAGATAAAACTTGTTTCTTCTGCTGGTACCCATCACTTCTATACCACTACGAAGAACAAGCGTATCAAGCTTGAAAAGATAGAATTAAAAAAATTCGATCCCATCGTACGTAAGCATGTTCTTTACAAAGAAGCTAAAATTAAATAA
- a CDS encoding rhodanese-like domain-containing protein yields MQEIMPFVGDHPMLSLAWLVLLSAVIFSYFQSWFSKVGEITSGEVISLINKEDAVIIDLRSRDDYRQGHITNSLNLAEAGLQNGNLGSIEKAKNRPVVVIGNSSITSRNYAKNLYRAGFERVYVLKEGITGWCADNLPLIRSK; encoded by the coding sequence ATGCAAGAAATTATGCCATTTGTAGGTGATCATCCTATGCTAAGTTTAGCATGGTTGGTATTACTAAGTGCCGTCATATTTTCCTATTTTCAGAGTTGGTTTTCCAAAGTTGGAGAAATTACCAGTGGCGAAGTAATCAGCTTAATAAATAAAGAAGATGCTGTGATTATTGATTTGCGTAGTAGGGATGATTATCGTCAGGGGCATATTACTAATAGCTTAAATTTAGCAGAAGCAGGTCTCCAAAACGGCAACTTAGGATCTATTGAAAAAGCTAAGAATAGACCAGTAGTCGTAATCGGTAACAGCAGCATAACTTCCCGTAATTATGCTAAAAATCTGTATCGAGCCGGCTTTGAACGAGTTTATGTGTTGAAAGAAGGTATAACCGGCTGGTGTGCCGATAATTTACCGCTAATACGGAGCAAATGA